A genome region from Staphylococcus capitis subsp. capitis includes the following:
- a CDS encoding zinc metallopeptidase, whose protein sequence is MSLISMIIYFVILMVIPMWAQHKVKSNYEKYSQVRSTSGKTGREVAEEILHANGIYDVDVVKGDGFLTDHYDPSKKVVCLSPANYDRPSVAGTAIAAHEVGHAIQHQQGYAPLRFRSALVPLANIGSSLSYMVIMLGIVLTAFGSAFGSTALWIGAGLMSLAVLFSIVTLPVEFNASSRAMKQITALNIVNEKEYKHAKKVLSAAAMTYVASTAVALAELARIILLARSSE, encoded by the coding sequence ATGTCTTTAATATCTATGATTATATATTTCGTAATATTAATGGTCATCCCAATGTGGGCTCAACATAAAGTTAAATCTAATTATGAAAAGTATTCACAAGTGAGATCCACTAGTGGTAAAACAGGTAGAGAAGTTGCTGAAGAAATACTACATGCAAATGGTATTTACGATGTAGATGTCGTTAAAGGTGACGGATTCTTAACAGACCACTATGACCCTAGTAAAAAAGTTGTTTGTTTATCTCCTGCAAACTACGATAGACCTTCAGTTGCTGGTACAGCAATTGCAGCCCATGAAGTTGGGCACGCAATTCAACACCAACAAGGTTATGCACCATTAAGATTTAGAAGTGCACTTGTACCACTTGCTAATATCGGTAGTTCTTTAAGTTACATGGTTATCATGTTAGGTATCGTGTTAACTGCTTTCGGAAGTGCATTTGGTTCAACTGCATTATGGATTGGTGCTGGATTAATGTCACTTGCAGTATTATTCTCAATCGTGACATTACCTGTTGAGTTTAATGCTAGTTCAAGAGCAATGAAGCAAATCACTGCTTTAAATATCGTAAATGAGAAAGAATACAAACACGCTAAGAAAGTGTTATCTGCAGCAGCAATGACTTATGTTGCTTCAACAGCAGTAGCGTTAGCTGAACTTGCACGTATCATTTTACTTGCAAGATCAAGCGAATAA